Proteins from a single region of Nocardiopsis dassonvillei subsp. dassonvillei DSM 43111:
- the carB gene encoding carbamoyl-phosphate synthase large subunit has protein sequence MPRRSDLSSVLVIGSGPIVIGQAAEFDYSGTQACRVLRAEGLRVILVNSNPATIMTDPEIADATYVEPITTEMIEKIIAKERPDALLPTLGGQTALNAAVALDEAGILAKYGVELIGANIEAIQSGEDRESFKGIVERIGGESARSRICHTLEECLAAAEELSYPVVVRPSFTMGGAGSGFAHDESELRRIAGQGLALSPTTEVLLEESILGWKEYELELMRDTNDNVVVVCSIENLDPMGVHTGDSITVAPAMTLTDREYQKLRDIGIAVIREVGVDTGGCNIQFAVHPTTGRVIVIEMNPRVSRSSALASKATGFPIAKIAAKLAVGYTLDEIPNDITRETPASFEPTLDYVVVKVPRFAFEKFPGADPGLTTTMKSVGEAMAIGRSFPEALQKAMRSLEKKGVGLTWEGEPGDKDELLRLAATPTEHRLRQVQQALRAGATVEEVHEATRIDPWFVDQMLRLEEAARVLADAPKLDADLLRQVKGLGFSDLQIGQITGRSEDVVRELRHALGVHPVYLTVDTCAAEFEASTPYLYSSYDEETEVPTGDRPKIIILGSGPNRIGQGVEFDYSCVHASFALSDAGYETVMVNCNPETVSTDYDTSDRLYFEPLTLEDVLEVVRAEQAAGPVVGVIVQLGGQTPLGLARRLKDAGVPIIGTSPEAIDLAEDRGEFGKVLADAGLPAPKYGTAYSFAEAKAAADEIGYPVMVRPSYVLGGRGMEIVYSEAMLADYIERNAEVSPEHPVLIDRFLDDAIEIDVDALYDGRDLYLGGVMEHIEEAGIHSGDSACTLPSITLGREDIERIRYSTEAIARGTGVRGLINVQYALASGVLNVLEANPRASRTVPFVSKATAVPLAKAAARVMAGATIAELREEGMLPARGDGGDLPVDAPVSVKEAVLPFNRFIDKEGEGVDTILGPEMRSTGEVMGLDTEFGAAYAKSQLALNDSLPERGRVFVSVANRDKRSMIFPVKRLADLGFEILATEGTAVVLRRNGVHATVVRKHSEGSGPAGEPTIVQLIHSGGVDLIVNTPFGSAGQAGPRLDGYEIRTAAVVRGVPSVTTVQGLAAAVQAIEARVRGDLGVRSLQEHASTLTASRA, from the coding sequence ATGCCGCGCCGTAGTGACCTTTCATCCGTCCTCGTGATCGGCTCCGGCCCGATCGTGATCGGGCAGGCGGCCGAGTTCGACTACTCGGGCACCCAGGCCTGCCGGGTTCTGCGGGCCGAGGGCCTGCGGGTCATCCTGGTCAACTCCAACCCGGCCACGATCATGACCGACCCGGAGATCGCCGACGCCACCTACGTGGAGCCGATCACCACCGAGATGATCGAGAAGATCATCGCCAAGGAGCGCCCCGACGCGCTCCTGCCCACCCTGGGCGGGCAGACCGCCCTCAACGCCGCCGTCGCCCTGGACGAGGCGGGCATCCTCGCCAAGTACGGCGTCGAGCTCATCGGCGCCAACATCGAGGCCATCCAGTCCGGTGAGGACCGCGAGAGCTTCAAGGGCATCGTCGAGCGCATCGGCGGCGAGTCCGCCCGCTCGCGCATCTGCCACACCCTGGAGGAGTGCCTGGCCGCGGCCGAGGAGCTCTCCTACCCCGTCGTCGTGCGCCCCTCCTTCACCATGGGCGGCGCGGGCTCGGGCTTCGCCCACGACGAGTCCGAGCTGCGCCGCATCGCCGGGCAGGGCCTGGCGCTCTCCCCGACCACCGAGGTGCTCCTGGAGGAGTCCATCCTCGGCTGGAAGGAGTACGAGCTGGAGCTGATGCGCGACACCAACGACAACGTCGTGGTCGTGTGCTCCATCGAGAACCTCGACCCCATGGGCGTGCACACCGGCGACTCCATCACCGTCGCCCCCGCCATGACCCTCACCGACCGCGAGTACCAGAAGCTGCGCGACATCGGCATCGCCGTCATCCGCGAGGTCGGCGTGGACACCGGCGGCTGCAACATCCAGTTCGCCGTCCACCCCACCACCGGCCGGGTCATCGTCATCGAGATGAACCCGCGCGTGTCGCGCTCCTCGGCGCTGGCCTCCAAGGCCACCGGCTTCCCGATCGCCAAGATCGCCGCCAAGCTCGCCGTCGGCTACACCCTGGACGAGATCCCCAACGACATCACCCGGGAGACCCCGGCCAGCTTCGAGCCCACGCTCGACTACGTCGTCGTCAAGGTGCCCCGCTTCGCCTTCGAGAAGTTCCCCGGCGCCGACCCCGGCCTGACCACCACCATGAAGTCGGTGGGCGAGGCCATGGCCATCGGCCGCTCCTTCCCCGAGGCCCTCCAGAAGGCCATGCGCTCCCTGGAGAAGAAGGGCGTCGGCCTGACCTGGGAGGGCGAGCCCGGCGACAAGGACGAGCTGCTGCGCCTGGCCGCCACCCCCACCGAGCACCGCCTGCGCCAGGTCCAGCAGGCCCTGCGCGCCGGGGCCACCGTCGAGGAGGTCCACGAGGCCACCCGCATCGACCCCTGGTTCGTGGACCAGATGCTGCGCCTGGAGGAGGCGGCCCGCGTCCTGGCCGACGCCCCCAAGCTCGACGCCGACCTGCTGCGCCAGGTCAAGGGGCTGGGCTTCTCCGACCTCCAGATCGGCCAGATCACCGGCCGCAGCGAGGACGTGGTCCGCGAGCTGCGCCACGCCCTGGGCGTCCACCCCGTCTACCTGACCGTGGACACCTGCGCCGCCGAGTTCGAGGCCAGCACGCCCTACCTGTACTCCAGCTACGACGAGGAGACCGAGGTCCCCACGGGCGACCGCCCCAAGATCATCATCCTGGGCTCGGGACCCAACCGGATCGGCCAGGGCGTGGAGTTCGACTACTCCTGCGTCCACGCCTCCTTCGCCCTCTCCGACGCCGGGTACGAGACCGTGATGGTCAACTGCAACCCCGAGACCGTCTCCACCGACTACGACACCAGCGACCGGCTCTACTTCGAGCCGCTCACCCTGGAGGACGTGCTGGAGGTCGTGCGCGCCGAGCAGGCCGCCGGACCGGTCGTCGGCGTCATCGTCCAGCTGGGCGGCCAGACCCCGCTCGGCCTGGCCCGACGCCTCAAGGACGCCGGGGTGCCCATCATCGGCACCAGCCCCGAGGCCATCGACCTGGCCGAGGACCGCGGCGAGTTCGGCAAGGTCCTGGCCGACGCCGGGCTGCCCGCGCCCAAGTACGGCACCGCCTACTCCTTCGCCGAGGCCAAGGCCGCCGCGGACGAGATCGGCTACCCCGTCATGGTCCGCCCCTCCTACGTGCTGGGCGGCCGCGGCATGGAGATCGTCTACAGCGAGGCGATGCTCGCCGACTACATCGAGCGCAACGCCGAGGTCAGCCCCGAGCACCCGGTGCTCATCGACCGCTTCCTCGACGACGCCATCGAGATCGACGTCGACGCCCTCTACGACGGCCGCGACCTGTACCTGGGCGGGGTCATGGAGCACATCGAGGAGGCCGGGATCCACTCCGGCGACTCGGCGTGCACCCTGCCCTCCATCACCCTGGGCCGCGAGGACATCGAGCGCATCCGCTACTCCACCGAGGCCATCGCCCGCGGCACGGGCGTGCGCGGCCTGATCAACGTCCAGTACGCGCTCGCCTCCGGTGTGCTCAACGTCCTGGAGGCCAACCCGCGCGCCTCGCGCACCGTGCCGTTCGTGTCCAAGGCCACCGCGGTGCCGCTGGCCAAGGCCGCCGCCCGCGTCATGGCCGGGGCCACCATCGCCGAACTGCGCGAGGAGGGCATGCTGCCCGCCCGCGGCGACGGCGGCGACCTGCCCGTGGACGCCCCGGTGTCGGTGAAGGAGGCCGTACTGCCCTTCAACCGCTTCATCGACAAGGAGGGCGAGGGGGTCGACACCATCCTCGGCCCCGAGATGCGCTCCACCGGCGAGGTCATGGGCCTGGACACCGAGTTCGGCGCCGCCTACGCCAAGTCGCAGCTGGCCCTCAACGACTCCCTGCCCGAGCGGGGCCGGGTGTTCGTCTCGGTGGCCAACCGCGACAAGCGCTCGATGATCTTCCCGGTCAAGCGCCTGGCCGACCTCGGCTTCGAGATCCTGGCCACCGAGGGCACCGCCGTGGTCCTGCGCCGCAACGGCGTCCACGCCACCGTGGTGCGCAAGCACAGCGAGGGCAGCGGCCCGGCGGGCGAGCCCACCATCGTGCAGCTCATCCACTCCGGGGGCGTCGACCTCATCGTCAACACGCCCTTCGGCAGCGCCGGGCAGGCCGGACCGCGTCTGGACGGCTACGAGATCCGCACCGCGGCCGTGGTGCGCGGCGTGCCCAGCGTGACCACCGTGCAGGGCCTGGCCGCCGCGGTCCAGGCCATCGAGGCGCGGGTGCGCGGGGACCTCGGCGTGCGCTCCCTCCAGGAGCACGCGAGCACCCTCACCGCCAGCCGGGCCTAG
- a CDS encoding dihydroorotate dehydrogenase electron transfer subunit → MSDNGPVQTRCPVLNVRRVDAYYAITVVAPGIAERFRSGQFVSVAVGGDHSSTLLRRPFAIHDVKPDYGGTVEFLFSVRGTGTAWLSERRSRDLLDVVGPLGRPFPLPREPVNCVLVGGGSGSAPLFPLAQSLRRRGCRVDFVLGAASADRVFSAITARRIAETAAFTTDDGSFGTRGRVTDVLGRVIEECRSDAVYACGPMPMLRAVTSVAASHGIPVQVAVEETMACGTGICMTCVIPVVGEDGITRMVRSCVDGPVFRGEQVRFDDVGTIPFDALGAPGWKGSSAARAAETARDIA, encoded by the coding sequence ATGAGCGACAACGGACCGGTGCAGACCAGGTGCCCCGTGCTGAACGTACGCAGGGTGGACGCCTACTACGCCATCACCGTGGTCGCCCCGGGCATAGCCGAGCGGTTCCGCTCCGGGCAGTTCGTTTCGGTGGCCGTCGGCGGCGACCACTCCAGCACCCTGCTGCGCCGCCCCTTCGCCATCCACGACGTCAAGCCCGACTACGGCGGCACCGTCGAGTTCCTGTTCTCGGTACGGGGCACCGGCACCGCCTGGCTCTCCGAGCGCCGCTCGCGCGACCTGCTGGACGTGGTCGGCCCCCTGGGCCGCCCCTTCCCGCTGCCCCGCGAGCCGGTCAACTGCGTGCTGGTGGGCGGGGGCTCGGGCAGCGCCCCGCTGTTCCCGCTCGCCCAGTCGCTGCGCAGGCGCGGCTGCCGGGTGGACTTCGTGCTGGGCGCCGCCTCCGCCGACCGGGTGTTCAGCGCCATCACCGCCCGCCGCATCGCCGAGACGGCCGCCTTCACCACCGACGACGGCTCCTTCGGCACCCGCGGCCGCGTCACCGACGTCCTGGGCAGGGTGATCGAGGAATGCCGGTCCGACGCCGTCTACGCCTGCGGCCCCATGCCGATGCTGCGCGCGGTCACCTCCGTGGCGGCCAGCCACGGCATCCCCGTCCAGGTGGCGGTGGAGGAGACCATGGCCTGCGGCACCGGGATCTGCATGACCTGCGTCATCCCGGTGGTGGGCGAGGACGGGATCACCCGCATGGTGCGCTCCTGCGTGGACGGCCCGGTCTTCCGGGGCGAGCAGGTGCGCTTCGACGACGTGGGCACGATCCCCTTCGACGCCCTGGGCGCCCCGGGTTGGAAGGGCTCCAGCGCGGCCCGCGCCGCGGAGACGGCCCGCGACATCGCCTGA
- the carA gene encoding glutamine-hydrolyzing carbamoyl-phosphate synthase small subunit: MSESGPAILVLEDGRVFHGRSFGATGETFGEAVFNTGMTGYQETLTDPSYHRQIVVMTAPHIGNTGVNDDDPESGRVWVAGYVVREPARITSNWRAERTLDEELRRQGVVGIALTGTRALTRHLRDKGVMRAAISTTETDPRALLERVRQQPTMAGADLAAEVSTGEPYEVLPPEGVTARFHVAAVDLGIKAMTPQRLAERGCRVTVLPSTATAEEILALDPDGVFFSNGPGDPATADGPVTAMRGVLDAGRPLFGICFGNQILGRALDLGTYKLPFGHRGVNQPVIDTRSGRVAITSQNHGFAVEAPLDEPFDTPYGRAEVSHIGLNDRVVEGLRLLDRPAFSVQFHPEAAAGPHDAAELFDAFVDLMSAQPAPAAK; the protein is encoded by the coding sequence GTGTCCGAGAGCGGACCCGCGATTCTGGTACTCGAGGACGGCCGTGTCTTCCACGGCCGCTCCTTCGGCGCCACCGGGGAGACCTTCGGCGAGGCGGTCTTCAACACCGGCATGACCGGCTACCAGGAGACCCTCACCGACCCCTCGTACCACCGCCAGATCGTGGTGATGACCGCCCCCCACATCGGCAACACCGGCGTCAACGACGACGACCCCGAGTCCGGCCGCGTCTGGGTCGCCGGGTACGTCGTGCGCGAGCCCGCCCGCATCACCTCCAACTGGCGGGCCGAGCGCACCCTGGACGAGGAGCTGCGCCGCCAGGGCGTGGTCGGCATCGCCCTCACCGGCACCCGCGCCCTCACCCGCCACCTGCGCGACAAGGGCGTCATGCGCGCCGCCATCAGCACCACCGAGACCGACCCGCGGGCCCTGCTGGAGCGCGTGCGCCAGCAGCCCACCATGGCCGGGGCCGACCTGGCCGCCGAGGTCAGCACCGGCGAGCCCTACGAGGTCCTGCCGCCCGAGGGCGTGACCGCCCGCTTCCACGTCGCCGCCGTGGACCTGGGCATCAAGGCCATGACCCCCCAGCGCCTGGCCGAGCGGGGGTGCCGGGTCACCGTGCTGCCCTCCACCGCCACCGCCGAGGAGATCCTCGCCCTGGACCCGGACGGGGTGTTCTTCAGCAACGGCCCCGGCGACCCCGCCACCGCCGACGGGCCCGTCACCGCCATGCGCGGCGTCCTGGACGCGGGCAGGCCGCTCTTCGGCATCTGCTTCGGCAACCAGATCCTGGGGCGCGCCCTGGACCTGGGCACCTACAAGCTGCCCTTCGGGCACCGGGGCGTCAACCAGCCGGTGATCGACACCCGCTCCGGCAGGGTCGCCATCACCAGCCAGAACCACGGCTTCGCCGTCGAGGCCCCCCTCGACGAGCCCTTCGACACCCCCTACGGCCGGGCCGAGGTCAGCCACATCGGCCTCAACGACCGCGTCGTCGAGGGCCTGCGGCTGCTGGACCGCCCCGCGTTCAGCGTCCAGTTCCACCCGGAGGCCGCCGCCGGCCCCCACGACGCCGCCGAACTCTTCGACGCGTTCGTCGACCTGATGTCCGCCCAGCCCGCTCCGGCTGCCAAGTAG
- a CDS encoding dihydroorotase, producing MPDTHGPHLIRGARPLGGDPVDLLLADGRIAATGRDLDAPEGARTVDATGLIALPGLVDLHTHLREPGREDAETVASGSRSAAMGGYTAVHAMANTDPVADTAGVVEQVWRLGREAGYCDVRPVGAVTVGLAGERLSEIGAMADSAAGVRVFSDDGICVSDALLMRRALEYVKAFDGVIAQHAQEPRLTQGAQMNEGSVSDRLGLPGWPAVAEEAIIARDCLLAQHVGSRLHVCHVSTRGSVDIIRWAKARGCDVTAEVTPHHLLLTEELVEGYDPVYKVNPPLRTAEDVQALREGLADGTIDIVATDHAPHPAEAKETEWSTAAMGMVGLETALAVVQRTMVDTGLLTWADVADRMSAAPARIGRVHDHGRDLAVGQPANVVLYDPAAAVDVDGAAMVSKSGNTPFRGMTLPGRVRATFLRGTPTVLEGKIQ from the coding sequence ATGCCCGACACCCACGGACCGCACCTGATCCGCGGCGCCCGCCCCCTCGGCGGCGACCCCGTCGACCTGCTCCTGGCCGACGGCCGGATCGCCGCGACCGGCCGGGACCTGGACGCCCCCGAGGGCGCCCGGACCGTCGACGCCACCGGCCTGATCGCCCTGCCCGGTCTGGTGGACCTGCACACCCACCTGCGCGAGCCCGGCCGCGAGGACGCCGAGACGGTCGCCAGCGGCTCCCGCTCCGCCGCCATGGGCGGCTACACCGCCGTCCACGCCATGGCCAACACCGACCCCGTCGCCGACACCGCCGGGGTCGTCGAACAGGTCTGGCGCCTGGGCCGCGAGGCCGGGTACTGCGACGTGCGCCCCGTCGGCGCCGTCACCGTCGGCCTGGCCGGGGAGCGCCTCTCCGAGATCGGCGCCATGGCCGACTCCGCCGCGGGCGTGCGCGTCTTCTCCGACGACGGCATCTGCGTCTCCGACGCCCTGCTCATGCGCCGCGCCCTGGAGTACGTCAAGGCCTTCGACGGCGTCATCGCCCAGCACGCCCAGGAGCCGCGCCTGACCCAGGGCGCCCAGATGAACGAGGGCTCCGTCTCCGACCGCCTCGGCCTGCCCGGCTGGCCCGCGGTCGCCGAGGAGGCGATCATCGCCCGCGACTGCCTGCTCGCCCAGCACGTGGGCTCGCGCCTGCACGTGTGCCACGTCTCGACCAGGGGCTCGGTCGACATCATCCGCTGGGCCAAGGCCCGCGGCTGCGACGTCACCGCCGAGGTCACACCCCACCACCTCCTGCTGACCGAGGAGCTGGTGGAGGGCTACGATCCCGTCTACAAGGTCAACCCGCCCCTGCGCACCGCCGAGGACGTCCAGGCGCTGCGCGAGGGCCTGGCCGACGGCACCATCGACATCGTCGCCACCGACCACGCCCCCCATCCCGCGGAGGCCAAGGAGACCGAGTGGTCCACCGCCGCCATGGGAATGGTCGGGTTGGAGACGGCGTTGGCGGTCGTGCAGCGCACGATGGTCGACACCGGCCTGCTGACCTGGGCCGACGTCGCCGACCGCATGTCCGCGGCACCGGCCCGCATCGGCCGGGTCCACGACCACGGGCGTGACCTGGCGGTCGGCCAGCCCGCCAACGTGGTCCTGTACGACCCGGCCGCCGCCGTCGACGTGGACGGCGCGGCCATGGTCAGCAAGAGCGGCAACACCCCCTTCCGGGGCATGACCCTGCCCGGCCGGGTGCGCGCCACGTTCCTGCGCGGCACCCCGACCGTCCTGGAGGGGAAGATCCAGTGA